In Tenrec ecaudatus isolate mTenEca1 chromosome 9, mTenEca1.hap1, whole genome shotgun sequence, the DNA window AACCTCTCAGCCCCTAGATAATATCTTCCCAGGATGGTTAGCCTTGAAGCTACCTTGGGACCAGGGTCCTGTCTAGCTTTCTATTTCCCTTCCATCTTCTCCTACAGGCTACAAGACCACCCATGACCTGGCTCTGGACTCTTAACTGGTTGTGTCCATCTGTTTAGGTCATGCTTCTTAGTGGTTTGATAAACACTAAGTAAAcagtctccattttgtgatctgatgtgagtgGTCAATCCATTGGAAGAGGCATTTATTCCCTTGTGGGAATGGCCTGCATCCAACAGCTGTAGATGTTTTGGCAAAGCCTACCCTTTCTTGATCCTGTATCTGATTTGTCATCCTCTGACCTCCTGGTCTggggacttgagccagcagcctttcATCTGACTTGCCGATTTTGGGATTTGTTAGCTTCCATTTTGAATCATGGCATTGGCAAAcatattgactataccatggacttccagaagaacaaatcaaattgtcttgaaagaagtaaaacCAGGATGCTCTGTAGAAGGGACGATGTCTAGACTTttatcttgtgtactttggacatgttatgaggagacaATAGCCCCAAGAGGAGAGTatcgtacttggtaaagtggtgtcagtgaaaaagaagaccctcagtgagatgaattaacacagtggcagcaacaatgggctcaaccttaGCAGCTATTGTGAGGCTGGTCCAGGACGGGGCCGCGTTCCGTTCTAtggtacataaggtcactgtgagtcggagccgGCTCGagaacacctaacaataacaacaacccccaaaaccctgcgagccagcagcctgctgcctGACCTGCTGCTTTGGGGTTCTTCCGCCCTTGTAACCAtgtaagtcaggagaagcttccagtaAGAGGGGATCCGTAGAGCATCTGGAGACCACTAAAGTTTGTTCCTGCTTCAGCAGATCCTCCCTACCTCTCCCCAAAGCAGTAAGACTCAGGATCTGGAGAGATCCCTGCCTGGCCTCCATTGTTTCAGGAGGAAGGCAGAATTCTGTAGTGAGTTTGGAGACTGACTCGTTGTGTGATCTTAGAGCAGTAACTTAACTTCTCTGAGCAcaggttttctcatctgtaacatGGGAATCTTAAAGATGGAGTAACCCTCACTGAGATTTACTGGTCAGGAAGATACTGTGCTGACACATGCTTTACAGGCCTCATTTCGTTTACAGCTGCTGTCAGTCCTGTCAAACAGgcacattttctccctccttttcaGGCGCAGGGCAATGAAGTAATTTTCTCTAAGCTCAGATTCATGAGTACCCACAGGCCTGCTGTGCAGTCTGTGAGGGGTGACTGAGGCAAGGCATCTAGAGCACTCAGTCACAAAAGACGCTCTGTGGGAGtagcagagggaggaggagagtcgggcataggaggaggaatggaagggGTAGCTGGCTAACTCCATGAACAACTGccccctttgccatgagaccagaactggAGCGTGCACAGCGACCATTACCGAACAGCTGATTCCTCAAAGACACTACAGGAATCCTGATCTAAACAGGGATTATATggatcagaagttcaaattctcagggactccagactttctggagccatggaggctagatgaacccctgagcccagggccctgagatcatcttgaaACCTGAAACCAAACATAGGTATCCCCGAAAGTTTTTTAGTGAAGACTGTTTTGAGCAGTCTGATCAGTCAAGATcaatctagatcagtggttctcaaccttcctactgccatgaccctttcatacagttcctcatgttgaggtgacctCCAGccatgttttcattgctacttcataattatggaaaaatgtaattttgctactgttataattgggatacccctgtgaaagggtcattcgacccccagggggtcgcgacccacaagttgagaactgctgatctatagGGTATTAAATTGACAACAGCTACTCTTGTGGATTAGACAAGAAGCATGGGggcgggcagtgagtttatggtgATGCAGAAGGGACACTTGGGGAAAAGGAGGCCGGGCATGGcgccacaacttgaagaatgtaatcaatgtcactgaattgctggttggggttccagttcatacgagCAATGActgatgactggtggcagataagTTCTCGTAGTAATATCGTCTTAGTTTCGTGAGGTACCTTCAGCAAAAGGCATACTTCTATGTCAGGAAAAACCattttgaggtcagggctaatATAAGATTTTTAGCAAAACTTAGATGAACATCTTCTAAAATCACCGAAGCTTCGTAACATAGATAGGCTGTCCTACGtaaaacaatagtttttagaagCACCAAGAATTTTGAGGAATGCTGGAAAAATTTACGAAATGAACCCCAAGAGGGAAGACAGTCAACCCGGTGAATGAAGAAACAGCGTCCGAAGAGCAGACACTGGTCGAAGACTATAGGATGACCATTGTTAAGGTAGCTCTTGGAGTTGAGCTCTCACTGGCTCGGCGTTTTCAGTGGTAAGTGATCAAGCTTTGGGTTGAACGGTTTCTAAAAGCACTGCATGAAGATGGGCTGGCTCGAAGGGCTGATCTTTCCAACAAAGCTGAAGCTCCTGAGGACGAGCCTTGCCGCTGCCAGTCCAGTCCCGAGCGAGCGGCGTGCGCCAATCGAAACGGTGGCTTCTGAGGGAGCTGCGGGGCCAgtgaaatgaaggcagagagatcagctgAGAAGTTCTAGTGCCGAAATTTTTGGATTCCAAAGAGGTCATATTGGTAGATTTTCTCAGACCTGGTGATTGCGGAACTTATTTTGAGGAGgatttcagaaaattgaaaaccacagtggtgaggaaaaggccaaggAAGTTGGACCAAGGGGTAATTTTACCCATCAGCTGTGCAGCTGCTCCGTCTTTGAGGGTAGCAGAATGGCTTGTGAAAATCTCATTGGGGTGCCTTACCCCATCTACCCATGGCCCTACCCCTGGTCTGGCCCCTTCAGGCGtccttttgtttcccaaactcaaaaggatatttcaaagaAGAATGATTTGAGACCCCAAGAAGGCCAAAGCTGCCATTTTGCCCTGGTGTAAATCAGAGAATGCAGAATGTCTGGGAGATGGAAGCGCCACCTTCCGAAGAGGGTGGACCTAAGTGTGGACGACATACTGAGAAAACGGTAGCTTCGCGATTTGATGTTTCTCTTGAAGAACATTTTCTATGACTTTCTAGCcatgctttttgacttaccctcatattctcaggaacagaaatcaaaagaaacgtaaaggggaaaaaaagaagaaagaaaaggtaaacATAAGCCCTTTGTAAGAACTTCAGGAgtcttggtgacatagtggattatgccttgggctacttaaccacaagtccagcagttcaaacccaccagtcactccgaaggagaaaactgaggctttctgctcttgtaagatTCACAGCCCCAggaagccacaggagcaggtctcccctgtcctgcagggtagctTTGAGCCAAGcttaattcgatggcagtgagtgtgtgtttttgtttctgtaagtGAATCGATAATAACCCATCCAATGCTGTCTATCTGCAGAGGTAGAAGCCAAGGGGGACACGGACAGGCTCACCCCCGAGGCGCTGAAGGAGCTGGTCAATAAGCCAGAGCTGCTGGCACTGACGGCGAGCCTCACCCCAGACCAGACCGTGGCCTTCTGGATGCCCGAGGCACAGATGGAAGTGATGGAGCTCGAGCTGGGGGCCGGGTTACGGCTGAAAACGCGGGGAGATGGCCCCTTCCTGGGTTAGCAGTACAGCCTTCCTGCTGACATAACTTCTTGTGTGGGAGTTGAGGACTCCTGGTCCCCTTCCTGAGCCTTTCCTCGGAGCTCATGGCCACTGGCTAGTCCAGTCTCGGTGGGCCCCAAGTCActtgatatttattttaaaattcctggACACATGCCTTTGGGGTCTTGGCCTGGATGCCCTGGATTCCAGAGTGTTGTCCAAGCCCATGGTTCTTGTGAGCAGCCTTATAGCCTAGtaatctagtgcagtggttctcaacctgtgggtcgtgacccctttggggttcaaatgaccctttcacaggggttgtccaatttataacagtagcaaaatgacagatatgaagtagcaatgaaaataattttctggttaggggggtccccacaacatgaactgtacaaaagggtcgcggcattaggaaggatgagaaccactcaGAGACTCCCTCACCACACCCTGGCCGAGACAGTACAGAGGACAAAGGCTGAATCGAGTCCCACAGGACCCCCCACCCCAGACGAAGCCCTCCCCTTCCCCGCAGTGTTTCCCACGCAAGGCAGAAGGCCATTCAGCTTCTCTTCTTCTTTCAGAGTCATTAGCCAAACTGGAGGCAGGAACCGTGACCAGATGTAATTTTGCTGGGGATGGAAAGACAGGCACTTCCTGGACAGACAACATCATGGCCCAGAAGTCTTCAGAAGGGGCCACTGCGGAGGCCCGCGAGCAGGGAGACGGCGCAGAGGACGAGGAGTGGGTAGGTCCGGGAGACGGCTGTGGACCTGGCCTTGGAGTGCTCCTCTCTTCGGGTAGTGTTGTGGGACGAGGGGAGGACAGCAGCTCGTTTATCGGTCGTGATAAGCTCCTCATGGAATTCTGAGGGGTGAGCCCAAGCCTGACAGCCACGGTGAGGGGGACCTGGACGGGCAGTGTCCCCGTTCCGCTGCTTGTGGCGTTgctgagtcacaatggactccagGGCACCCTACATCCACGCACCAGAAACATTCCTACAAGGTTCCGGGGGCACACCCTCCGTCTCAGTATCTGGTGCTGCCCGAACAGAAGCCCCATTCGCGAATGGCTTCAAGAGCAGATGTGAATGTGCTCCCCTTTGGAGGCTCTGCATCCAAACCGGGCCTGGCAGGTAGACCCTTCTGTGAATCTCTTAGTGCGCAGCGTCCATTGACCGCTGTCCGTGTCCCTTGGCATGTCTTTGCATGAGTGCCGCTGTGGCTACTTtcgtaactcagaagtgattgggTTTAGGATCCACCCTACGTTGGATTTTCTCATTAACATAAGAACAGGAAAGGCAGGTTGCAGCCCCAAAAATAGATGTCTCAGGGGAGACAGTTTGACCTGGAACCTTTCCGAGCTGGGTCTGTCTGCATGTATGCCCCAAAGATGTAAGGAAACCAGGAGGATTGGAAGAAAGGGGTACTGAGGAGAGCCTGCAAAGGCCAGTAAATCTCTCAAGCATTTCCACTGCAAGTGATTGCATTAGCCGGGCCGGGTCAGGCCGGGCCGTGGTGCAGGCGCATGAGTGATTGGCTTCTTGTTTGAAGTAGCTGGGAAGTGACTGGGTTGCTCCTCACTAGTTTTTCCCCCTGGGTCAGCCTCCTGGTTTAGCATCAGGCTGCAGGCTCTTCACAGTTGGGTTGTTTTCCTAAACTGTATTTCACTCAAAGATTTGAATCGCTATCAAAGGCCCCAATTTGaacagtaaaaacaaaaatgtttcccAACAGGAAAATGAGCCATTTATCTAGGTGATAAAGAtgctttttatctatctatctatctatctatctatctatctatctatctatctatctatttatttgggggtgacagagaaagcaaggccaGATAGAATTGAGAGTCTGGATTCTCTTTTGTCTTGGGACGGGGGATCTGGACTGCAAAATCACTGAGAGCTGCCGGCCTGGCTCCAGGGCGAGCCTAAGGAAGAGAAGCTGTTTACCCAAAGACTCACTAACATGCTTTTACTAAGAGCTCTCTCTTTGTGTctctgcccccttgggtttccccAGGATGCCTGAAGTTCATGGGGGACAGCAGGCCTCCAGGGCCCCACCAGAACCTGCTGTGGCGCTGTTGAGAGGTTCTTCCACCCACTTCCACTCTGGAGCTGAAGACAAAGAGCAATCCACCTGAATCAGCCTTACCTGATCCTTCCTACCCCCATCTTGGAACACCCTTTGGATAAGCTCCtctcgtgggggtgggggcatacaGTGGCTCAGGGAAGGACCCTCCCTGGGTGAGAATCTAGTCTTCTTAGACCTTTTCCATCCTGGCCCATGATCTGGAACTTATTTTGAGAGACAGGTGGTAGACAAGTCTGGGGCAGTCTGAGATGAACTGGCTTGGTCTTGGTGCAGAGTTGGGGAGCATCCATTGGTCAGAATGGTGGGGGAAGTTTCCAGGGGGCACTTTTCTCTGTGCCTGCGATTCTTCCTGCTTTCTTTCCACACACCCACACCGTCCCAAGCCCCACACTCTGCATTGCAGCCtctgctctcctgctcccagcctCCTTGTCCCTGTCCCTGCTTCCTTCCACTGATCCTGTGCCCCCTCCGAGTTTCCTGTCTGCTGCTTCCTTCCTGGGCTGGTTCCTGGTGAATGCTGTTCTCTGCGAGGCCAACAGTGTGCACTCTCACTCCCCATCTCTCAGACTCACTCTGCCAGGCTGCGTTTTTGAAAAcacttctgttgttgttttgtacctTGGGAACTTTTTAATAAACaagtaaattttcagaaaagaattCTTCCAGCGTGCTGAGTTCTTGTCGCGTAAACAGTGTTCCAGCTGAGTAGCGTCCCGATTGGAAGGACTCCCATTTCTCGTTGTTCTTGAACTTTGCCTTGCTGGCTAGTGTACCCAAATGCAGATCCGAGGAGCGAGAGGGAGTTAAGTGTACATGTCCTAAGGAGGAGTAAGGACTGGGGGGCACGTAGATGGACCTTGCTTGACTTGAGGAAAGACAGGGGGTGGCGGTGAGCTCACAACGATGGTGAATTAAGATGACAAGGAGTCGGGGTTccctagtgggttatgctttgggctgctaactccaaggtcagtagttacaaaactgctcctcaggagaaagatgaaggctttctactcccgtacagcgTTACAGCCTGGAAGCTCCACCCTGCCCCATAGGTCACTGTGCGTCGGACTGGGCTGGGTAATGGTGAGTGCTTGATGTGAGGATCCATAGTCTCGGACGTTGGAATCAAATTGATAGCAGTGGTTGGGTTGGacttggttaatatatcaagaaggagccctagtggcactgccggctgctaacagcaaagtcagtggttcaaacccaccagccgctccaagggagaacgataagactgtctgctcccatagggaTTCAGTTTCAGAAGCTCAATGTGTCAAGGAGTCCCTGTGTGGCACAAACAGAtcacacacttggctgctaactgaaaggttgaacaTTCAAGTCTACTGCAAGGCTACTTGGAAGACTGGCCTGGAAATTTACTTCTGAAgaattagtcattgaaaaccttatggaacgTAGTCTGAATTGACACACCTGTGATTTCCTTGAATCAGCATCAATTAGATTCCACCTGGGCGACCATGCCAGATGCTTTCTGTGATAATAGCTCCAGCCGCCCTCTGTGAGTGCCCCCGTGTGCTGGCACTGTGCTGGGAACTGGCACGATCTTATTTGTAATTTCCACAGCAATTTCAGGAGTACCTATGATTATTAGCTCAATTTTTCTCATATGAAACTGAAGCTCAGCAGCTTCATAACCAATATGAAGGGCTTCAAAAAAGCTGGgggggaaatggaatggaaagtgAATAcacttttcccacaaactttctgaaggcccTGCATATGTAGGAGAGGACTTCAAACCCAGGCCATTTGGCGGCAATGCCAATATTAATGATCACACCTTTCGGCTTCTGTGTGTATATTACAGAGGAAGAACGAGGCTTCAGAGAGATTGAGCAGCCGAGCCAAAGTCACTCAGCTACTAAGCAACAGAGCCAGAACTCAAATCTAGAGTTGTGTgaatgtggtggttacataatctgtcaacttgctaaggggtggagttcagcctgtgtgatggagataaatagctcactggaggcaggagaaaCTCACTCtctgtattcctgatgacaagacacatggagttaggctagagccctggagctggaggaggcacgtggagacccctgctagtgctgagatgcttccaccgccactggatccataagacttgccacccactggcctatgagtcctgcattaggcatcattggttgtgttttgtgaatctgaagaggaatttatagattggtattggacatatgggctaatattggacttatggacttgatttggactgggctgggatgttttcttaatgtgcgattgctctttgatataaagctctctcttacacacaaatgagtgtctatgaatttgtgtctttagtctacctggactaacacagtgaggcAAGACTTCTGCTCCTTCCCTGTGCTCTCCTACTGAAGAGTGGAGGGCACAGAGTTCTATGAAACAGGGTTGTCATCCCAGACTGCAGGGGGCTTGCTCAGAACCTTGACAGCTAATCTTTCCCAGCTGGGCCCACCTCTGTTGTTATCAATAGGTGAATAATTAATATTGTATGTCCAGGGTTCACTGTCATAGTTCAAACATTTGTTTGTCCTCCAACCTATTTATGACTCGGCTCAACTTAATGGCCATGAGGCTTAGGATTCATACGTTAGCTGGCCGCctggaagtcaagagatcaaaatgatgCGTTCTGCTGCGTAACTTTGCTCCCCCGAGacatctttagagtgttgaaaagcaaagatgttacttcgaggactaaggtgcgcctgacccaagccgtggcatttcTAAATGCTTCAtgggcatgtgagagttggacactgaataaggaagatcgaaaAATAATCTAcatgtttgaattgtgctggaaagGAATACCGAAGATACCGCAGTCTATCAAAAGGACAAacgtgtctgtcttggaagaagtacggccagagtgctccttagaggcgaggatggcgaaactttgccgtgcatcctttggacatgttgtcagaagagacaagtccctggagacggacacgATGCTTggcgaagtggaggggcagcgaaagcgaGCAAGGCCTTCCAGGAgtcggactgacacggtggctaccacaatgggctcaagcatgggaagaaggctgaggatgacagaggacagggcagtgcGTCATTCTGGTAGGGACAGGGTCAGCACAGGTCGGGCCTCGGGGACAACTTGAAGTCATAGGTCATTGAGAAGTAAGCCTCTCCTCTCTTTGCCTCGCAGTCTCTCACCTCAATGGTTGTCGTAGCCACCTCACTGGTGTCTTAGAGCTGCCCCGAGGCTGGGACCTTGATTGTGGGAGTGGTCAGGGAGAGGGTTGAGTGAGAGGAGGACTGGGAAGCCTGAGCAGAGGCACTAGTGGGGGCATCCTGTTGCTCAAAGCACTGTGGCCAAAGGGTATGGCAAGTTCTGTGGGCAGGTGACCATCCCACCTACCGAGGACTAGTCTTGGGAGTCTGTGGCAACACCGCACGCGACCGAGAAGAAACAGCGACTGTGGCAGGAGCGTGGAGAATGAATAGAGTTGGATGTGTTGGAGGTGGGCAGGGCACCTTAAGCATGTTCAAGATTGGGCCTTAACAAATGATCCCATAGAGCAGAGGCGGGGAATGTCAGGCCCACGGGCCAGATAAAGCCCATCACGCTTCACCAAAAGAAAGCaactccagccatcacattagggatgaGCTCATACAATGTTTGACTAGTGTGGCTTGCAAACCAGGTTATGAATATCCAACTGGCCCTTGACAGACAAAGGTTTGCCATCCTTACTGTAGAAGGTGGTATGTTTCACGTGACTGCAGGGAACCTGGCGAGGGCTCCAGTGGTTGGTTCTACAGCTCTGGCAGTAGAGGTGGGAAGAAGAAATGATTTGAATCAACAGGACTTGGGGAGCAAGATGCCCAGAT includes these proteins:
- the LOC142456733 gene encoding arpin, with the translated sequence MSRIYQDGALRNKAVRSARLPAAWDPGAHQGGNGVLLEGELVDVSRHSILDTHGRKERYYVLYVQPSSIHRRKFDPKGNELEPNFSATKKVNTGFLMSSYKVEAKGDTDRLTPEALKELVNKPELLALTASLTPDQTVAFWMPEAQMEVMELELGAGLRLKTRGDGPFLESLAKLEAGTVTRCNFAGDGKTGTSWTDNIMAQKSSEGATAEAREQGDGAEDEEWDA